One Ostrea edulis chromosome 6, xbOstEdul1.1, whole genome shotgun sequence genomic window, TAAacaaaggtcacaaggtcatagatcatggtatgatatgaaagacatTGCCATaggaaatctatatacaaaacatgaaagctgTTACATAGTTCAGAAGATATGGAATAGGTCAGATTTCTATTAAAAGTAAACttcaaggtcaatgtcacaaggtcaaacaccaaagtataacaaggtcttgtTCTAAAGAATCtacctacaaaatatgaaagccctaccttagatagttcaggagatattgaataagtcagggtttttattaaaagtaggccaaactccaaggtcaaaagatcaaacaccattgtgttaTAAGGTCATTGTCATAAAGAATATCAATACAAACTATCAAAGCCCTACCTAAAATAATTCCTGATATACTTTATAATAggtttttcttaaaagtaagtcaaattcTGAGTTAAAAGTCATAAGGTCAAAtgacatgatatgaaataaaatggtttgtcataagaaatttatatacaagatatgaatgATCTAACTTAAACAGTTCAGGACAATTTGAAAAGGTACgattttttatcaaaagtaggtcaaactaccaggtcaaggtcacaagatcacacaccattgcatcaaatgaaaggtcttgctataaaaaatgtatatacaaaatatgaaagccctagcttaaatagttcaagaattttttttttttaaatccaatatatcagcatataaaactttgatcccctattgtggtcccaccctacccccggggaacTTGATTTCGCAAAGTtgatctactctatgtcaggaagctttcatgtaaatttccacttttctggcccaatgtttttgagaagaagatttttaaagatgctccctatatatttgcatgtaaaatttttatcccctactttggccccaccctacccctggggccacgattttaacaaacttgaatctgcactaggcctggaagctttcaggtaaatttcaacttttcttacccatcttgaaaagaagatttttaaatgaccccatcctatttttacattttcgtcCCCTTTAAAGgaagcatggcccttcatttgaacaacagtgaatcccctttacctaaggatgatttgtaccaagtttgattgaaattggcacaATGGTTCtggataaaaatgtgaaaattctGTGGATatatggatggacagacagacaaatggtGATCAGATatgctcacttgaactttcagtacaggtgagctaaaaaacaaaattcaacaaaTTAAGACATAAACATCACGCGAAATTGCTTTAGAATGGGAATAACTATCTTTTCGTTTGTTATTTGTGGCTGTTAATACTGATTTAATGGtcacaaacaaacacacaggTAAACTCAGATTGCAACCATTAAATTGGCATGAACTGTCGCAAATAACATATGAAAAGATATTCAATCTCCAATTATAAGATTGAAGACATATATACCTCTGTAGATTCCTCAGTTACAACCACCTCAGTTCTGTAAGTGGCTGAGAAATCTAGAATCCGCTCCTTGTCTTTTACTTTGATCACCTTCGGAGATCCTGGATCCTCCACTTCTCCAGGATTTAAAACAGTATCAGAAGGAGGAGCTCTCACTCTGTCCTCACTACTTAGCTGTTCAGAACATTGTGCACACTCCCCCTGAGGATCAAGTTCACTAGCTGAACTATTAGAGTCAATAAGAGATACAGTTTTTTCAGAGGACCGCACACCTTCATGATCAGCAGAGTTGATTTGAAAACCAGTTTTTCCAAATTTGACAGGAATGTTTCGGACTTGTAATTTATCACTGTTGTCCTGAAGGAGATTGTCAATATCTACATTTTGCTCATCAAGATCTGGTGTCCTTTCTTCCATAGAATTTCCTATTTCAGACAAATCAGTtagtaatatatatatggatGGATAGGTGGATGGATGTATACCAAAGCTTTCATCATAACATATAGTGAAGCAGAGAAGCTTGTTTAATCAGGAAAAACTTAATACTGAACAATTATTTAATTAGACAACATCCGAATACAGATTATTTTTACGCCAAAATTCAAAGTTCAGTTCCCAAATAATATGTACAGTTTACACaacatttaaaatttcacaaCATTCAGGTTAGACAAGTTTCTTTCTTCACTGCTATGAAATGTAATCGTAAATCTCAAGTAACATGTGGAAAAAATGGTATACGCATGTACATTGAAACTTGTCAAATCTAGACTTGACACCAAACATCAAATGCTGTTTTTAAATATATCCTGTTCTTCTCATATTTTTAATACCAAGGTAAAAATAGTTTTGACAAGTTCCATTGTTCCAATTAAATCCAAACTTAACTGACCTTTTAGATCTGTACCTTCAATAGCAGACTCACTAGATGACTCCGGACAGAAACTCGCTTGGTATCCCCCTGAGATGAAATCTTCTGCGTCATCAGACTCCCCGTGATCAGAGATCTCATCCATTACAAAATTGTCAAACTTCAAAGGGAGACAAATCTTGGCATAATCAAAGTTCAAATTTTCTCTTATATAGCACATATACCATAGAACCAAGTAATCTCACATTCTTTTTATAGACTGATTTTATTgaacagaaaaacaaaaataccacTCATAATCCACAatggtacaatgtatatgatatgAATACCTTAAGCCTGCTTGTCACGTCAGATCCAGTTGGTGATTTCTGCGACATTATGCTTGTCCTCTCTCCATCCTCCAGTAACTGAAATCAGAACAACTTGGTTGTACACATCAGCATGTAACAGAGTGATATTCATGAAAAGATTAATGgaaacaagattgctacacgtagccatgtcccccaccgctgcaaaaaaagttgaagcacagaagtcccataactcctgtaaaatttgtcgaatcaaattgacggcgcaatatgatcaactacatatggtgactaacaatcctacaaaatttgaatgaaatccggtgagtggttttggagaagttgcgtccacaaaatgtttctatagtgtactatgtacaaattcaacaaagtccaataactcctataaaatttgtcgaatcaaaatggtagcacaatatgatcaactacacatggttaCTAACAATCccagtcttcgacgttaaccggtggcccgatgcccaaggccagtaaaatctt contains:
- the LOC125647912 gene encoding uncharacterized protein LOC125647912 isoform X2, translated to MSTRPSHDNVINSLGVNMAAALDQIMTVQGQSYDEFLEGFTYLNKDELKKEMITPASKMRERPQLSKMKELEEKDESLTKSLAMNSSKSADEKEPNYDELEEELLEDGERTSIMSQKSPTGSDVTSRLKFDNFVMDEISDHGESDDAEDFISGGYQASFCPESSSESAIEGNSMEERTPDLDEQNVDIDNLLQDNSDKLQVRNIPVKFGKTGFQINSADHEGVRSSEKTVSLIDSNSSASELDPQGECAQCSEQLSSEDRVRAPPSDTVLNPGEVEDPGSPKVIKVKDKERILDFSATYRTEVVVTEESTEECSDEVAAFCLDEDFDYDNVVLTPKFTTEEIEFLKSCRT
- the LOC125647912 gene encoding uncharacterized protein LOC125647912 isoform X1 gives rise to the protein MSTRPSHDNVINSLGVNMAAALDQIMTVQGQSYDEFLEGFTYLNKDELKKEMITPASKMRERPQLSKMKELEEKDESLTKSLAMNSSKSADEKEPNYDELEEELLEDGERTSIMSQKSPTGSDVTSRLKFDNFVMDEISDHGESDDAEDFISGGYQASFCPESSSESAIEGTDLKGNSMEERTPDLDEQNVDIDNLLQDNSDKLQVRNIPVKFGKTGFQINSADHEGVRSSEKTVSLIDSNSSASELDPQGECAQCSEQLSSEDRVRAPPSDTVLNPGEVEDPGSPKVIKVKDKERILDFSATYRTEVVVTEESTEECSDEVAAFCLDEDFDYDNVVLTPKFTTEEIEFLKSCRT
- the LOC125647912 gene encoding uncharacterized protein LOC125647912 isoform X3 — its product is MSTRPSHDNVINSLGVNMAAALDQIMTVQGQSYDEFLEGFTYLNKDELKKEMITPASKMRERPQLSKMKELEEKDESLTKSLAMNSSKSADEKEPNYDELEEELLEDGERTSIMSQKSPTGSDVTSRLKFDNFVMDEISDHGESDDAEDFISGGYQASFCPESSSESAIEGTDLKGNSMEERTPDLDEQNVDIDNLLQDNSDKLQVRNIPVKFGKTGFQINSADHEGVRSSEKTVSLIDSNSSASELDPQGECAQCSEQLSSEDRVRAPPSDTVLNPGEVEDPGSPKVIKVKDKERILDFSATYRTEVVVTEESTELTCTESSRVFR